The sequence GTCATACCCGGGAGCAGGTTTGACGATCCGCACCTTGTCACCTTCGAGCAGCGCGCTACTGGGGTTATTCACAATACGATCCTCTTCGGAAATCCCCGCTTGGACCTCCACAGTGCTGTCGAGCATTTTAGCCACGATAATCGGCTTGTAGTGAATTCGGTCGTCCTCTGTGAGGACGGCTATCTGCGCGCCGTGCTCCTGAAAGACCATCGCACTGGTCGGAATCGTTATCACACCTGAGTCCACTGGAGCGGTTAATCGGACGGTGGCGTAGGAGCCTGGCCAGAGGGCGCGGTCCTGGTTATCGATCGTAAAGACCGTGACCGCGGTGCGTGTGTTCACGTCGAACCCTTTCGCCACGGTCAGGAAGTTAAATGCGAAATGGCGATTGGGGATTTGCGGGACTGTCACATCGGCCGTCAGGCCAGGGTTTAAGAAGGGACCAAAATTTGCTGGTACGCTCACAAAGAGTCGCAGTTTATCGACCTCGGCAACGGTAAACAGATTGCTTTTGGCATTTGAGGTACTGATACTGCCCTCTTTGGACACCAGATCACCGACATTGATATTCCTCTGGATGACAATACCGTCAAAGGGGGACGTAATCTTTTTAAACCCGATGAAAGCCTCAATGTTCTTGACCTTTTGCTCTGCCGCCGCGACTTTTGCGGCCGCTGACTTCGCCTCGGCGAGTTGCACAGAGATAGCCTGCTCGGAGAGCGCTTGGTGTTCTCGCATGGCGACGTAGCGCTCGGCGGTCAGCTGAGCCAGTGCGTTCTTGGCACGCTCGGAATCCAGATCTGCATGGGCCTGGCGGTATTCGGCATCGAGATCCGGTGTGGTGATTTCGGCGAGGACATCGCCTTTCTTCACAAGAGCACCGTAGTCCTTGTACCAGGCCTTCACATAACCTTCGACACGCGCATAGATAGGCGCCTCGTACCACCCCTCAATCGTGCCGGGCAGCGTAATGGTTTCGGTTGCAGGCGATGTGTTGGCTTGTATGAGGGCCACAGATGGTGTGGCGGCTTCAAAGGTGATATCCGCCAATGCTTTAGACTCGTGCTGGCCTTCGACGTATCGGTAAACGAGAAACAGTGGAACCAAGATGACAGCTAAAATCACAACAGTTTTTCTGGTCAAGGCATTCATGTCAGGCGAGCTCCTTTTGCACGGCGGTTCCTCGGTGATAGATCATGGCGTAGACGGATGGGACGAAAAATAGTGTGAATAGGGTCGCCACAAACAAGCCGCCCATGACGGCGCGACCGAGGGGCGCATTTTGTGAGTTGGCCATTGCCATCGGGAGCATGCCGATGATCATGGCTGCGGCAGTCATGAGCACCGGTCGAATGCGAGCCGTACCGGCTTCTACCGCTGCCAGCACACCGTCGCCATGGATAGCGATCCGCTCGCGGGCGTAGGACACGAGCAGGATGGAATTAGCAGTTGCCGTGCCCATGGTCATAATGGCGCCCATCAGCGACGGCACAGAAATATTCGTATGGGTCACGAATAACGCCCAGGCGATACCGGCCAACGCTCCTGGTAAGGCCGTAATGATAATGAAGGGATCGAGCCAGGATTGGAAGTTGACGACGATCAGGAGATAAACCAATACGACTGCGGCCAGAAGTCCAAAGAGCATTTCAGCGAGGGCCTTGTGCATCACCTCGGCCTGGCCCTTGATTTCAATCACCGCACCCGTGGGCAGCTCCCCATCCATCTCGTGTATGACCTTCTGGACATCTGCGAGGACCTCGCCGAGGGACCGTCCTTCTGTGGCAACATAGACATCGATCAGCGGCATAATATTCCCGTGCGTGACCGCCCCGGGCGTGCCGACCGGTTTCAGATTCGCCAAGTTTCCGAGGAGCTGTGAATTCACGACTCCTCCCTCCGACGTGGATTCGTGACCTTCCTTCGCGACGGGAACGGTCATGAGGTCTTTGAGGCTCGTGAGCTGTGGCTGCGGCGTATACACATTGATCCGATAGGACATGCCGGTCGCGCGATCAAGCCAATACTTCTGATCGACCTGTTGGCTGCCGGCGGTTGTCACGAGCATGTTATTCCCGAAGTCCGTCTGGTCCAAGTTCATACCAAGCGCGAACCGTCTATCGGCTTCCGCGAGCAGGGTCGGCATACCCATCGGTTGCTGGACCACCACGTCGGAGGAGCCGGGGATTTGTCGCAACTTCCCCGCCAATTTACGGGCATACTCATGGTTGGCATAGATGTCCGGACCGTTGATCTGTACATCGATCGGCGCGAGAGAGCCGAAATTCAGGATTCTCGCGGTGAGATCGGCCGGTTGGAACGTGAATTCAGTGCCTGGATAGCGGGCACCCAGTCCCTTGCGAAGGATGCGGCGATAGTCCCAGACGGGCGATTGCCCGTTTTTCAACGAGATGGTGAGGTCGCAGTCCTGGGTGCCGACCGTCGGGGTTGGAATGAAAGCGAGGTTGTGCGCCCCGACCGGAATGCCGCAGTTACTCACGATGGATTCCACCTGGCCCGGCAGCAGTTGTTTGACGTCATTCGAGACCAGGGATGTAAGCCGCGCGGCCACCTCGATGCGCGTACCGAGAGGCGCCCGCATGTGCATCTGCATGATCCCGGACTTGATCTCGGGGAAGAACTCCGTGCCGTTGAAGTAAAAGAGAACAAGAGAGCTCA is a genomic window of Candidatus Nitrospira kreftii containing:
- a CDS encoding Efflux transporter periplasmic adaptor subunit, producing MNALTRKTVVILAVILVPLFLVYRYVEGQHESKALADITFEAATPSVALIQANTSPATETITLPGTIEGWYEAPIYARVEGYVKAWYKDYGALVKKGDVLAEITTPDLDAEYRQAHADLDSERAKNALAQLTAERYVAMREHQALSEQAISVQLAEAKSAAAKVAAAEQKVKNIEAFIGFKKITSPFDGIVIQRNINVGDLVSKEGSISTSNAKSNLFTVAEVDKLRLFVSVPANFGPFLNPGLTADVTVPQIPNRHFAFNFLTVAKGFDVNTRTAVTVFTIDNQDRALWPGSYATVRLTAPVDSGVITIPTSAMVFQEHGAQIAVLTEDDRIHYKPIIVAKMLDSTVEVQAGISEEDRIVNNPSSALLEGDKVRIVKPAPGYDLVTGEGIAPETIAAKEQPTNPL